Within the Amaranthus tricolor cultivar Red isolate AtriRed21 chromosome 15, ASM2621246v1, whole genome shotgun sequence genome, the region TAGTTTGACTCTAGTGGATCATTTTTGGGTGTGTGCAAACATTTTGGATTTCAATGAGTTGTGTGCCTATGTAGAGCAGTTGAAACATACATGGTGAATACTTGTGCGTTGATTGTATATGGAAGGGATTATCACTTGATTTTGATCCTTATATTGCTCCATTACTTCATTTTCATACGCAATGCAAAATATTGGCCGTCTACATATCGTGACCGTAGTGTGAAGGAGTTGAGCTCAAAAGTTGTTTCGCGACTCTTACCGTTCCCACGCCCGCATACAAGATTCTGTATTATGCTTAGAAATGAATCTCACCTTATTTTATCTATGTTACAATTATACTATCTATAGATCTTGCTTGAAGGAAAATTTGACAGAAAAACCATCAATTATTTACCATATTCCAGAAATAATGTCAATGTTAATTAATCTGAGGATAATCCAAACTATCAACTTATGTATTCCTAAACAAACATGGGTAACCTATAACTTGTAAAAAataggtattttttttattaaaaaaaaaaaaaaaaaaaaaaaactatttttcatttttggtaCATATGTGCTATAACCATTTACTGCATTATAGCACGGTGGTGTATGTTTTTCCAAAACTAATCTCAGctccattttatttaaattgtctATGAGCAGGACAATTACTTCTGGAACTTCCATTTTTTTTGTATCGACGAAAGTTCTTCCTTATAAGCTTATTTCTAGTTTGTTATTGGATTATTGGACCTTGGCTTTTATCGTCCTTTGTATTAAATATGAACTCCTTTTGGATGAATGAGTGCTGAAGAAGCTGATTCTTGCAAATCTTGTAATATGAACAGAGATTGGACTGGGGTTGACTGGATTTGGCATTTTCTTTACCTTTTTGGGGGTCATGTTATTGTTTGACAAGGGATTGCTTGCCATGGGAAATGTAAGTTTTTAACCTCAATCTTCTCActttttttctgttttcttaCCCTTCAACTTCTATTGCTGACCCTTGCTTTGATACTGGTGCTTTCAATTATGTGCTGCAGATCCTCTTCTTGTCCGGTGTGGCATTGACCATTGGGCTAAAATCGACACTTGAGTTTTTCACAAAACCTCAAAATTTCAAGGTTTTGTTTTCTACAATTCCCCTTATCTCTCTTCTCTCATTGAGTTTTTCTGCATCTAATTACAGTCTATTACATGGTTTTAATTTAGGGAACAATATCGTTTGGGGCTGGTTTCTTTTGTGTTGTTATTGGCTGGCCTATTATAGGCATGCTGTTGGAATTGTATGGATTCATTGTGCTTTTCAGGTCTGTTTACACAATTACTTCAGTTATTATTGTTTTAGTCCTAAAATAACCAATGACTTGTTCTTGCAGTGGGTTCTGGCCTACTATTGCAGTTTTTGTACAGAAGATACCTATTCTAGGTTGGGTGTTGCAACATCCACTCTTTAAATCTGTACGTGATCTGACTTCATCTTTGCTTGATAGTTTTGAGACTTTGGCCATAAAATAACTCTTTTTGTGTTGCCACACTAGTGATATATTGTTTTTGTGAAATTGATTGCTTTCTGGGTTTGATGTTTAGGAATGTAGTTTTTTAGTTACTGCTGGGAAATTTTGAAACCACTATTTCTATTCAGTTCTGAAAATCTTCCCTCCTTTTTCTGGAAGATGTATTGAATCTTGATGGCAGTGACCCATGATAATTCTCACGGCTTATTCTATAATTGGATGGAAAGAAAGGGAAATAGATGGATGACTAATGATATGTTTAGatgaaagaaaaggaaaatagaACGATGAATTTTTACAAATCAGAGTTTAATTTGATGGATTATTTTGGATACATGCTAGGCACTAGCTGTTTTCATGTCATAGGTTACTGAGCTAAAAAAGGGAAAGGAAAATGGATTGAGATCCCTTTTCTTCCATCTAAACGTATCATAAGCCATCCTATTCCCTTCCTTCCATCCAAACATAGTAAAGCCGTGCGAACTACCTTGGGTCATTGCACAAGATTCAATGCCTCTTTCAGAAAAGGGGGGAAAATTCTTAGAACTAATTTGATGGATGATTTTGGATACATGCTAGCTGCTTTCATGTCATAGCTTACTGAGCTGTTTATCATTGGACTACTTCCACGAATTTTTATACATAACTACAATATGGGATATCCAAATGCTAAGTGGTTTTCCCATGATGAGACGCAAGCAACTttacccttgtaataacaaaaatattgttttaaatGACTTATGATTGAAAACATCATTCACAATTTCACACAAATAAAAATCGTAATTGCTATAATTAGCCATTGTATACATAACAATTGTAAATAAATTTAGCCTACAAAGTACCATTGAACTTATGTTGCCTGTTTTTATGATGTACAGTTGATTGACAGATTCCGTGGAAAACGGGTACCAGTATGAACCTAAGGATAAATTGTAACAGCCAAGCAAGCTGCTGAATAGCATTTTTTTTCCCTTTAGGGCTGTGGGAGTGTTGTCCGAAGCTGTAATATTTTTTAGTGTTCTTTAGTGCTGTAGTGTCATCATTTTTTGTAGTCACTGGTTAAAATATGCCCACTCTCATGAGACGGATAGTTCATCAATATTTCTTCAAACAAATTACTGTTGTGCACAGCTCGAGCCAACATGTGAATGGCATGGGCAAATGCGGCATGGCTTGAAACAACCCATACTTTGGATTGGCCTAACGCGGTGCACGAATATTTGTGCTCCTGGGTGCCACTTTCAGACTAATAAAAAATAGGCATGGCGCGGTACATGCAGACTTGCCCACCATTTGGCCTGCAGATGGACCGGTTCACTTGTCACGGCGGTAAGGCAAGCTTGATACAAATCAAACTAGCTAAGGCAACTACTACTAAATTATATACCTTAAATAAAAAGATATACATTTTTACATCGTTTATTCTGTTGGTGTGAGTAAGACATTTTGGTAGATTTCTCATCAGATATATTTTCTACAGTTGTTATTATAGCTTATAGTAATATCGTTACAAGAGTACATTAGATATTGCATCATCAAGAGAAACCGTCTGGAGCAATTGGGCAAAATATTAGGAGATATCAGATAGTCTAGATAAATAACTGTGATTTGTAATATTGTCAAATCACTCTTGCATGGATGAATTTAATAggttaggatttttagggttttaatttgtttttttattttatttactttattggtacttgtttttttgtagtgacttataaatcacggtgattgattaggaatttttaaaatatttgtccTATTACCGAACTGTAAAGTTATTTAAGGTTATCATGACCTCAAAGTTATAATCACAAAACTATATTCTGTGATCGTTACTGAAAACTTAGATTTTCTCCTATGAACAGAGCACTAAGCATGTCGAAAACATTAGCTAGCAGAGGCGAGGGTTAATATCCACCAAATGAAAGTTGAATTAGGACCAAGATCAATGATATGGACTAATCGAATCAAATCTGCATATAGAGAACTGACTTTAGTTGTGGTTCTCCTTTGTTAGAGCCTTAGAGGAGATTCACTTCCCTTCTCCAAGAACCCTAATTCATACATAAATTGCTTGTAATATTTCAATCACCCATCAATATACTAACATCATGATTAACGATTCTTTCCACATACAAATTCTTTATCTTCTGATTACTTCCGTTACTGCGATCAAGGTTATCTTACTATTCGACCGACATTTAGGCGTGATGATAATTGCATTATTTCTGTTACCGCGATCGTTATCGCATTTTTACTTTGTACTAGAGTGCAACAGAGCAAGTCTATGGATACATAAAACTCTAAAAAATAGAATACATCAGGGCACTCTCATTGATGAGGGAAAAAAAATTCCTCATCAATCTCTCTCAATATTTTCTTTCTCATCCACATCATATTTTTGTGGAAAATTTTTACATAGAAAAGTTATCTCATCAATGAGAAAACAAACGAATTTTCTCATCACTTTCTAAATACCAAATTatatagaatttaaaaaataaataattttttaagtatgtaaaatatagcaaaataaatgtctaattataaagcataaaatttCATGACCATTgataaatttgtatatattttttaataaatgtataaaataaaaaaaaactatttaaaaaataaaaatgttattaGCACAAGTGTCGAGCttctattaaaatttttttactttactCACTAATGGAAtgcaaaaacccacaaaaaagtTTCTGATCATAGAAAATTTCCCACCAATGGAAGTCGTCTCAGCTAAATGAATTCCTACAATGTAGTAACTGATGCTACGTCCCCCTCAATTTTCGCTTTTTACAACAAATGCAGAAAAATGAGTGGTCGGGAGAGAGTAATT harbors:
- the LOC130801429 gene encoding vesicle transport protein GOT1-like, which produces MVSFEMDDRKKIGLGLTGFGIFFTFLGVMLLFDKGLLAMGNILFLSGVALTIGLKSTLEFFTKPQNFKGTISFGAGFFCVVIGWPIIGMLLELYGFIVLFSGFWPTIAVFVQKIPILGWVLQHPLFKSLIDRFRGKRVPV